The following nucleotide sequence is from Agromyces sp. SYSU T00194.
TCGTCGGCCCGCGCGATGCCAGCCCGTCGGACGCCGCCGACCAGCGCTTCGCGGGCTACCGCGACGCCGTCGCCGCCCGCGGGCTCGCAGCGGACGCCGACCTCGTCGCTCAGGTCGTCTCGTTCACGTCGGCCGAGGGCCGGCGCGCCATGCGCGGACTGCTCGCCACGGGCATCCGCCCCGACGGCGTGGTCTGCTCCAACGACTCCGTGGCGTTCGGCGTGCTCGCCGCCCTGCACGAGGCCCGGCTCGACGTGCCGGCCGACGTCGCCGTGATCGGCATCGACGACGTGCGCGCCGCGGCGTTCGCGGTGCCGGCGCTCTCGTCGGTCGCACCCGACAAGGAGGCGATCGCCGAGGCGGCACTCGACGAGCTCGAGCGGCAGGTCTCCAGCCCGCCCGGCGCCGACCTCCCGGTGCGGCACGTCGTCGTGCCCGCGACGATCGTCGAGCGGGCGAGCTCGGCCCGCCGCGAGCGGACGCGCTGAGCGGTGGGGCCCGCCGCATCCGGCCGGCGCACGCCGGCGGGGCGTCAGCCGATCAGCTCGTCCGTCACGGCGCGCACGTCCGTCGCCGCATCCGCCCCACTCGTCGGGACCGGCACGACCCAGAGCTCGCCGACCTGCTCGGCGATGACGCCGCGTGCCTCGTCGGGCAGGCCGTCATCGGTCACCAGGCGGTCGATCTCGTTGAGGTCCATGATCGTCGTCAGGCCGACGACCCCCCACTTGGCGTGGTCGGCGAGCACGACCGCCTCACGACCCGCCGCGGCCAGCGCACGGTCGGTCTCGGCCTCGAGCAGGTTGGTGGTGGTGAGTCCGGCCTGCAGGTCGACGCCGTACACCGTCAGGAACACGACGTCGCAGTGCAGGTGCTCGAGCGAGCGCACTGCGACCGGACCGACCAACGCATCCGACGGCGTGCGCACGCCGCCGGTCAGCACGACCGTCTGCGTGTACGGCTCGTCGGCGCGGTCGGGGCGGCGGAAGAGGTCGGCCACGGGCAGCGAGTTCGTCACGATCGTCAGGTCGGGGACGCGTCGCAGCTCCTGCGCGAGCACCCAGGTCGTCGTGCCGCCGGACAGCCCGACGGCCATGCCGGGCTCGACCAGCTCGGCCGCGCGCGCGGCGATGGCACGCTTCTCGGCGAGCATGCGGTGGGTGCGGTCCTCGAAGCCGCGCGACGCATCGGCACCGACGCCGTGGGCGGTCGCTCCGCCGCGCACCTTCTCGATCGCCCCGTCGGCGGCGAGCACGTCGAGGTCGCGACGGATCGTCATGGCACTGACGTCGAGCTCGGCCGCCAGGTCGGCGATGGTGGCGGCACCCCGACGGCGCACGGCGGCGACGATCCGCGACCTGCGTTCCGCGACGAGCACCGGCTCTCCTTCCGACCCTCGGGCCAGTCTGCCACGGCACGGGGCGCCCCCGCGGGCGCCGTCCCGAGGCGGCGACGGACGTGCGCGCGACGCGATCGGCGCACGGGTGCAGGACAGGACCACGACGAGGGGATGCGACGCGTGATCGGCTCGATGCGGCATCCGTGGTTCCCCGATGCGGAGATCGACGGCAGCTACGGATGCGACGAGGCCGCGCTGCGCGCCGTCGCTCCGATCGACCCGCCCGACGGGTTCGCCGAGCGCTGGCGGGCGTGGAACCTGGCCGCTCGACGCACGCCCGCCGATCCGGAGCTCGAGCCGATCGGGCGCATCGGGGCGCACGACGTGTCGGCGCTGGCGTTCGGCACGGCGGACGGGCTGCGCATCCACGGCTGGCTCGCGGTGCCGTCCTCCGGGCCCGCGCGGGTCGGCATCGTGCACAGCCACGGGTACGGCGGGCGCGAGGCGCCCGAGTTCGGTCGCGTACCCGAGGACGCCGCGGCGGTCTTCCCCGTGGCGCGCGGGCTCGGCGCGGTGAACGTCGGCATCGGCGCGCCCGCGGAGCGCGACGCGCACGTCGTGCACGGCATCGAGACGGACGAGACGTACGTGCTCGGGCGCTGCGCGTCCGACCTGTGGAGCGCGGCGAACGTGCTCGACGAGGTGGTCGGCCCGCTGCCGCACTACCTCGTCGGCGAGAGCTTCGGCGGCGGCATCGGCGCGCTCGCGCTGCCGTGGGACGACCGGCTCATGGGCGCCACGCTGATCGTGCCGAGCTTCGGCCAGCACGCCGTGCGCCTCGGGCTGCGCTGCGAGGGCAGCGGCGAGGCGCTGCGCCGCTGGGTCGCCGACCACCCCGAGGCGCGCGAGGTGCTGCGAACGTTCGACGCCTCGACGGCGGCGCTGTTCGCGCGCGTGCCCGTGCGCGTCGAGGCGGCGCTCTGGGACACGGTGGTGCCGCCGCCCGGCCAGTTCGCGGTCGCGGCCGGCATCGCCGCATCCGGCGCCGACCTCGAGCTCGCGGTGCTGCCCGCCGGGCACGCCGAGTACCCCGGGCTGCCCGAGGTGCGCGCGGCCGCCGAGGCCGCGACGCTGCGGCACATCGCCGCCGCGCTCGCGCACCGACGTCCCGACCGGGACGACGCAGCCGACGAGGGGCTGCGCCGCCGAGGCATCCGCCCCTAGGCTTTCGGGCACGAGGAGGTCCACATGGCCGATCGGATGCCGAAGTCGCTGTACAAGCGCGAGCTGAAGTCGCTGCAGGCGAAGCTCGTCGAGATGCAGAAGTGGGTGCAGCAGTCGGGCACGCGCGTCGTCGTGATCTTCGAGGGGCGCGATGCCGCGGGCAAGGGCTCGGCGATCAAGCGCGTCTCGGAGTACCTGAACCCCCGGCAGGCGCGCATCGTCGCGCTGCCCGCGCCGAGCGAACGCGACAAGACGCGCTGGTACTTCCAGCGGTACGTGCCGCACCTGCCGGCCGGCGGCGAGATCGTGCTGATGGACCGCTCCTGGTACAACCGCGCCGGGGTCGAGCGCGTCATGGGCTACTGCACGAACGAGGAGTACCAGCGGTTCCTGCAGCAGGCGCCGATCTTCGAGCGGATGCTCGTGGACGACGGCATCATCCTGCTGAAGTACTGGTTCAGCGTCTCCGACGTCGTGCAGGAGGAGCGCTTCCGCTCGCGCCTCGACGACCCGATGCGGCGGTGGAAGCTCAGCGTCACCGACCTCGCGTCGATCACGAAGTGGGAGGACTACTCGCGCGCCAAGGACCGCATGTTCGTGCACACCGACATCGCCGAGGCGCCCTGGTACGAGATCGAGAGCGACGACAAGCGGCGCTCGCGCATCAACGTGATGGCGCACATCCTGTCGAAGGTGCCGTGGGAGCCGGTGCCGCAGCGCACGATCGAGATTCCCGAGCGCCCGCCGTCGGAGGGCTACGAGCGCCCGCCGCGGCAGTGGTCGAACTCGGTGCCCGACTACGCCGGCGAGCTCGAGCAGCGCGAGGCCGCACGCAAGCACTAGGCGGGCGGATGCCTCGGGCGAGCGGATGCCTCGGGGCGACCGCCGCGCGATGGCAGCCCGGCCCCTGCGTCCACGCCCGCCGCGCCCTCCCGAACGCATGCCGCGGCGGGCCACACGCCGCGCTCGTGCATGCCTTCGGTGCGGTGCGCGCACGTCTGCATGCATTCGGGCGTGCTCCTGCGGTGCGGGCGGCGCGGTGTCAGCGGGTGCGGCGGCGCGCGAGCGGCGCGCGGCGGCGCGGGATGAGCAGCGACGCCGCGGCGCCCGCGCCGGCGAGCACGGCGATCAACCCGAACGCGGTGCCGAAGGAGGCGGCGTCGGGCGGGAAGCCGCGCACGGCGAGGAGCGCGGCGACGCCGGCCGCGCCGAGCGCACCGCCGACCTGGCGGGCCACGACGTTGACGCCGGTGGTGACGCCGACCTCGTCGTCGTGCACGGCGTCGATGAGCACGTTGATCATGCCCGCGGAGCTCACCGCGATGCCGGAACCGACGAGCACGGTGCCGACGAGCAGCGCCGCGAAGTCCCGCGTCGCCGCGAAGATGACGAGGCCCCCGGCGGCGGCCACGAGCGCCCCGAGCGGCACCGGGGTGCCCGTGCCGACGCGCCGCCGCAGCACGCCCGCGAGCGGGCCGACGACGAGCATCGCGAGCGACGCGGGCAGCAGCAGGAGCGCCGCGGCCGTCACGGACTCCTCGAGCCCGTGGCCGGTCTCTGCGGGCGCCTCCGCGTAGGCGGGCAGCAGCACGAAGCAGCCGAGCAGCGTCGCGCCGAGGAGTGCCGCAGTGAGGTGCGTCGCCCACACCGCGCGTCGGCGGAGCGTGCGCGGATCGACCAGCGGGTCGGGGCTGCGGTGCTCGCGCCGGAGCCACAGGGCGACCAGGGCGGCGCCGAGCAGGAGGCATCCGCCGATCGCGAGCGCCGGCAGGGGCCACGACGGCGCCTCGGTGACCGCGATCAGCAGGGCGGTCAGCGCCCCCGAGAACAGCAGGGCGGAGCGCACGCCCAGGTGCACGCCGGAGCGGTTCGGGATGCGCGGGAGCGCTGCGAGCACGCACAGCCACGCGACGCCGAGGATCGCGAGGGGAACCCACGACAGGGCCGGCAGGCCGACGGCGTCGACGAGGAGCCCGGCGACCGCCACCCCGAAGCCGGTACCCGTCGCCCAGGTCGCGGTGACCAGCCCGATCGCGGCGGGGCGGTGGCGCCCGGGCACCACGTGCGGCACGATCGCGAACGCCAGCGGGAAGATGCCGCCGCCGAGGCCCTGGACGGCCCGCCCGGCGATCAGCCAGCCGATCGTCGGGGCGAGGGCGGCCATCGCGAGCCCGACGCCGACGACCGGGATGAGCACGAGCAGCACGCGGCGCGGCCCGTAGAGGTCGCCGATGCGGCCGATCACCGGGGTGCTCGCGACCGCGACGACGAGCACCGCGGTCAGCACCCAGCTCGCCTCCGCGACGGTGGTGTCGAACCCGTCCGCGGTGAGCGCGAGGGTCGGCGCGCTCATCGCCTGCGGCAGCACCGCGCCGAGCGTCGCGAGCACGAGCCCCGCCATCACGAGGGTGCCGCGCGCGCCGAGCCGCGCCGGGGCGGCGTGCGGGGGCGCGGGCGTGCTCACGGTTCAACGCTACGACCGAGGGGTCTCCGGGCCGAACTCCGGCGATCCCCCAGCCCGCTCTCAGGATCTCGCGCTAAGGTCAGACCACAGGCAGTCGGGAACTCTCCCCCAGTTCCACTGCCTGATCAGAGAAGGAAGAGACCATGGCCATCCGCACCCGCATCGCGTCGCACGTCGACGCGTTGGGTGCGCAGCTGCGGCACTTCCGAGATCGGGTCGACGCGGCATAGCGCCCCGCCTGCAATCCCCTTGCCAGGCGGCGCGGCGCTCGGATGCCGCGCCGACGCCGGTCGCGCGCCGGTGTGCCGTCGAGGCGACCGGTCTCAACTCCCCCCAACGAGACCCGTCGCGCCCGGCCACCGGTGCGCCTCCCCTCTGAATCCCCCTGCACCACCTGCATACGCCGTGCCCCGCCTCGCGGACCCCTGACGCGAGGCGGGAAACCCCGCCCCGACCCTTCGAGCGCCGTGCCCCTGCATCGCCGCGTCCCACCCCGCGACCCCCCGCGCGGGGTGGGGCTCGGCCCTGCACGGTCGCGGCCGGCGCGCGCGCCGTTCCCCTGCGCACGCACCGGCTCCGACGGATGCAGGGAAGCGGCCGGCGCGCCCGAACCCGCCGCCGCGCGGGAAGGCGCACCACCGCACCGCACGCCGCACCACCACCACCACCACCGACAGGAACGAGCACGCATGAGCACCGACCACCTCGACCAGATGCCCGCCGACCTGGCCGTCGGCGACGACGGCGCGATCGTGCGCCGTCCGCGCACCGACGTCGACGCCGCCGAGGCGCTCGCACCCGAGCCCCACGGCGAGCTGGTCGGCGCCTAGGCACGACCGGGGTGAGCGGGCGAGCGGATGCCCCGGGGCATCCGCTCGCCCCACACGACCACGTCAGTCGGTGATCAGGTCGCGGCGGCGGAACCCCAGGACCCCGACTCCCGCGATCACGACGGCGACCGCGGTGAGCACGAGCATCGCCGCGCCCGACAGTTCCTCGCCCGGGTACTCGCCGATGTGCTCGAACGGCGAGATCCACAGCGCGAACTCGGGCAGGTCGAACAGCGGGCCGAAGAACCCGACGAGGAAGCCGTAGCCGAACAGCGCCCACACGGCACCGAGCGCTCGCGGCACCAGGCCGTAGAGCAGCGCCGCGACCGCCAGCACGACCCACACGGCCGGCGAGTGGGCGACGTGGCCGAGCACGACGTCCCAGAAGATCGTCCAGTCGCCGGTCGACGTCGACGCGCCGATGGCCTGCCCGACGCCCGAGGCGAACTGCAGCCACGCCACGGCGAGCGCCGCGACGACGAGCCACGAGGTCATCCACGACCCGCGCCCGACCGCCGCGGTGAGCACGCCCTCGCCGCGCCCGTCGAGCTCCTCGCCGCGCAGCGACTGCACCGACAGGATCGCGAAGATCGTCGCGAAGAACGCCATCATGAGGCCCATCAGGCCGAGGTAGCCCGACAGGATGTCGTCCTCCGCGCCCATGATCGCCAGCAGCTCCGGCGGTGCGTCGACGAAGCCCTCGACGAGCGGCTGCGAGAAGCTGCCGTACGCGATCGCGGAGGCGAACAGCGCGAGCGTCCAGCCGATGATGCTCGCCCGCTGCAGCCGGAACGCCAGGGCGAACGGGCTCGCGAGCCACGCCGCCGCGACCGGGCTGCCGCGCCGCGCGGCCACCAGCCCCGACCCGAGGTCGCGGCGCCCGGCGAGCCGGAAGCCGAGCCACGCGAACACGACCGCGAACGCCAGCGACAGCGCGAGCGGCCACCAGCGGTCGTACACGTACGGTGCGGTCTGCTGCGACCAGCCGATCGGCGACAGCCACGACAGCCAGCCGAGGTCGCCGCCCTGCGCGTGCGACATGTCGCCGAGCCCGCGCACGAGGAACGCGCCGCCGAGCACCGCGCCGGCGATGCCCGATCCGGCGCGCGAGAAGGCCGTGAGCTGCGCGGTGGTCGCCGCGAGGCCGGCGAAGGCGATGCCGGCGGCACCGACGGAGGCCCCGAACGTGAACGCGCCCGCGACGTCGGTGCCCTGCGCCGTGAGCACCGCACCGTAGAGCACCGCGACGACCACGCTCATCAGCACGGCGACCAGCAGCGCGGCGGCCAGCTGGGCGACCCGTCCGACCGCGCTCGCGCGCACGAGCTCGGCGCGCCCCTCCTGCTCCTCGCGGCGGGTGTGCCGCATGACGGTGAAGATGCCCATGAGCCCGGCGCCGGTGATGAGGTAGAGCCCGTACTGGCTCACGAGGAACCGGTCGAGTGTGAGCTCGTCGTACCCGAACCCGGGCCCGCCGAGCAGCGCGCCGACCGGGCTCGCGGTGAACCCGATGATCGTCTGCAGGTCCTCGGGGTTCGGGAACACGACCCGCAGCACGCCCGAGAAGTAGACGAGCATGACCGTCATGCCGAGCGTCCAGCCGAGGAAGCGGATGCGGTCGCGCCGCAGCATGAACCGCACCAGCGCGCCGGTGCCCGCGAGCGGGCGGGGCGGGCCGAGCGGAGCGGATGCCTCCGGCGCGCGCCGCGCGGCAGCGGTGACGGTGCTCATCGCGAGGTCTCCGCGTCGGTGGCGGCGGGCGCCTGCTCGGGGGCATCCGTCGCCTCGAGCGCACCCGTCGCTTCGGCGGCATCCGCCCCCGCCGCACCCTCCGGCACGTCGCCGTAGTGCCGGAGCAGCAGCTGCTCGAGCGTCGGCGGCGTCGCGGTGAGGCCCGTGACCTCGAGGGCACCGAGGCGTCGCATGAGCGCGGGCATCGCCTCGCCGTCGACGTCGAAGCGGACGAACCCGTCGTCGACGCGGAAGTGGTGCACGCCCGGCAGCGCCGCGAGGCCCGCGGTGTCGCCGGTCGTCGCGAGCGACACCGACGTGCGGGTGAGGTGGCGCAGCTCCGCGAGCGATCCGGTCTCGACGTTGCGCCCCTGGCGGATGATCGAGATGCGGTCGGCGAGCACCTCGACCTGCGCGAGGATGTGGCTCGACAGCAGCACGGTGCGCCCCACGGCCGTGGCCTCGCGGATGCACGCCTGGAACTCGGCCTCCATGAGCGGATCGAGCCCGGCGGTCGGCTCGTCGAGCAGCAGCAACTCGACGTCCGACGCCAGTGCCGCGACGAGCGCGACCTTCTGCCGGTTGCCCTTCGAGTACGTGCGCCCCTTCTTGCCGGGGTCGAGGTCGAAACGCTCGCAGAGCTCGTCGCGCCGGCTGCGGTGGATGCCGCCGCGCAGGCGCCCGAGCACGTCGATCGCCTCGCCGCCGGTGAGGTTCGGCCAGAGCTCGACGTCGCCGGGTACGTACGCGAGCCGGCGGTGCAGCGCGACCGCGTCGCGCCAGGGGTCGCCGCCGAGCAGGCGCGCGGTGCCGCCGTCGGCGCGCAGCAGCCCGAGCAGGATGCGGATGGTCGTGGACTTGCCCGCGCCGTTGGGCCCGAGGAGGCCGAGCACCTCGCCGCGCCGGACCTCGAGGTCGAGCCCGTCGAGGGCGGTGGTCGCGCCGAAGCGCTTGGTGAGGCCGGAGATCTCGATCGCCGGGGCGCCGGCGGCGTGCCCGGGGGTGGTGGAAATGGTGCCGGAGGTCGTGGTCATGGAATCGCCTTCGATCGCAGTCGAGAGGGGGTGGGGGTGCGGGTGTCAGACGGCGTCGCCGCCGTCGGCGGGCGGGTCGGGCACGTACTCGAGGTACGCGTCGAGCATCGACCGGTCGGTGAGGAACCCCTCCGACATGAGCTCGAGCGCGGGCAGCGTGATGCGCTCGATCGCGCGGAGCATCGTGTCGCTCGGGTCGGCGGAGCGATGGGCGGATGCCCCGGGCCGCAGCTGCTCGAGCATGAGCGCGCCGAACACGGCGCCCATGAGGTACCGCGCCCGTGCCTCCTCGTCGCGGCTCGGCACGATCGTGCCCGCGGCGACGCCCTCGGCGATGTACTCGAGCGCGTCGGCGATCATGTGCTCGACGAACTCGGCGGCGTGCGGTCCCCCGTCCTGGATGCTGCGCAGCACGTACCCCACGAGCGGCCGGTACTCCTCGACGCGTGCGAGCTGCGCGAGGAACGCGCCCGGCGCCCCCGGCTCGGCGAGCACCTCCTGCTTGGCCTCGCGCACGGTGCGGAACACGTACCCGTCGCACGCCGCCCGCAGGGCCTCCTTCGACCCGAAGACCTTCATGACGGATGCCGCGCTGACGCCCGCGTCGTCCGCGATGGCGCGCACCCCGACGCTGAAGCCCTCGCGCGCGAACCGCTCGATCGCGGCGGCCCGGATGCGGGCCCGCGTCGATGTCCCCTCGTGCTCCGGCGCGGTCGGTGAACGCATGTGCACGATGGTAAACGCGTGTTCACCACCCCGGCAAGGGGCGAACGTCCCGCCGTCGCCGCGGTGGCCGCACGACTACCAGGCGTAGGCCTCCGGCGCCGGTCCCGGCCCCGGCCAGATCTCGTCGAGCCGGTCGAGCACCGCGGTCTCGAGGTCGACATCGGCGGCCCCCGCGAGCGCCTCGAGCTGCGCTCGGTTGCGCGGCCCCACGATGGTCGATGTCACCCCCGGCTGCGCGAGCAGCCACGCCAGCGCGAGCACAGCCACCGACAACCCGAGCTCCCCGGCGAGCGCCCGCGTCGCGTCGAGCTGCGACCGGTGCACCTCGGCCCGCCGTGCGAACTCCGCACTGCGCCGGCGGCCGCCGTCCGAGGCATCCGCGTCGGCCAACAGTCCCCCGGCGAGCGGGCTCCACGGCACCACGCCGATGCCGAGCTCGCGCGCGGCCGGCAGCACCTCGAGCTCGACCGTGCGCTGGGCGAGGTTGTACACCGACTGCTCCGAGACGATGCCGAGCGCCCCGCGGGCAGCGGCCGACCCCTGCGCCACGGCGAGGTGCCAGCCGGCGAAGTTCGACGACCCGACGTAGGTGATCTTGCCCTGGGCCCGCAGCAGGTCGAACGCCTCCCACACCTCGGGCCACGGCGCGGCGCGGTCGATGTGGTGCATCTGGTAGACGTCGAGGTGGTCGGTGCGCAGGCGCCGGAGCGACGCCTCGCACGCCTCGCGGATGTGCCGCGCCGAGAGGCCGCCGCCGTTCGGCCCCGGGTGCGTGCGCTCGAAGACCTTGGTCGCGAGCACGATGCGATCGCGGCGCGACGGATCGGCAGCGAGCCACTCGCCGATGATCTCCTCCGACGCGTGCGGCCGGTCGGGCGGCCCGTATCGGTTCGCCGTGTCGACGTAGGAGATGCCCGCGTCGAGCGCGGCGTCGAGCACCGCAAGCGCGGCCGCCGTGTCGGCGTGCGCGCCGAAGTTCATCGTGCCGAGGCAGAGCCGTGACACCTCGAGCCGGCTGCGCCCCAGCTGCGCGAACCTCATCGGGCCGCCACCGCCGACACGGCGGCCTCGGCCGCGTCGCGCACCCGCGCGAGCTCGGCCGCATCGACCTCCGATGGCCGCCAGCGCGACGCCGTGCGCATGCCGATGCCGGCGCGCAGCTCGACCAAGTGCTTTGCCGAGCCCGGATAGGTCGGCCCCATGCGCTCCTCCACCTCGACGAGGGCCGCCTGGAGCGCCGCCGCACGGTCGGCGTCGCCGCGCCGCGCCGCGTCGAACACCTCGCCCGCGGCATCCGGGTACACGTTCGCCACCCACCCCGACAGGCCGCCCACGCCCACTGCGACCGACTCGGCGAACGACTCGATGCCCGCGTTGTAGATGCGCATCGGGCTGCCGTCGGCGCCCGCGACCCGGGCGCGCATGCGCTCGACGTCGTGGCTCGTCTCCTTGAAGAACGCGAAGCGCCCGGTGCGCGCGAGCCACGCGACGGTGTCGTCGCCGAGCACCCGGTGGTACGGCAGCGGGCACTCGTAGATGCCGAGCGCCACGCCGGGCTGCGCCCGCGCCACCTCGGTGGCGATCGCGCGCAGCGCAGCCTCGTCGTCGCCCTCGGCGAGCACGACCGACGCGACCAGCACCACGATGTCGACGCCGACGGCCGCGAGCTCCGCCACGCGCGCCGCGGTCTCGGCCGTCGACCCCGGCTCGGCGACGGCAGCGCACACCGGCACCCGCCCGGCCGCGCGCGCGACCACCCGCCCGGCGACCGCGAGGCGCTCGGCGCGCGACAGCTCGTACATCTCCCCCGACAGCGCGACCGGGAACAGCCCGGCGGCGCCGCGCTCGATGAGCCAGTCGACGTACCGGTCGAGCACGTCGACGTCGACCCGGTCGTCGTCGGTGAAGGGGGTGAGCATGACCGGCCAGACGCCGGCGGGAGGGGACTGCACGCGAAGGTTCTCCAATCGTGGCGCCCGTCAGCGGGCGGGGTGCACGGCCACGCGCTCAAGGTCGAGCGCGGCCAGGTAGTCGGCGAGCTGCCGCAGCGGCTCGCGCTCGTGGTCGCCGATGCGCTCCGGCTTCCAGCGGCTGTGCGGGCGGAACGAGAGCCGCGACGACTCGGCGAGCAGCACCTTCGCCGACGAAGGGTAGCGCAGGTTGACAGCGTGCTCGGCGACGGTCAGCAGTCGCTGCACGGCGGTCACATCGGCGGCATCCTCCTCCGCGTGCCGGCACAGCCAGGCGACGAGCT
It contains:
- a CDS encoding ABC transporter permease, whose protein sequence is MSTVTAAARRAPEASAPLGPPRPLAGTGALVRFMLRRDRIRFLGWTLGMTVMLVYFSGVLRVVFPNPEDLQTIIGFTASPVGALLGGPGFGYDELTLDRFLVSQYGLYLITGAGLMGIFTVMRHTRREEQEGRAELVRASAVGRVAQLAAALLVAVLMSVVVAVLYGAVLTAQGTDVAGAFTFGASVGAAGIAFAGLAATTAQLTAFSRAGSGIAGAVLGGAFLVRGLGDMSHAQGGDLGWLSWLSPIGWSQQTAPYVYDRWWPLALSLAFAVVFAWLGFRLAGRRDLGSGLVAARRGSPVAAAWLASPFALAFRLQRASIIGWTLALFASAIAYGSFSQPLVEGFVDAPPELLAIMGAEDDILSGYLGLMGLMMAFFATIFAILSVQSLRGEELDGRGEGVLTAAVGRGSWMTSWLVVAALAVAWLQFASGVGQAIGASTSTGDWTIFWDVVLGHVAHSPAVWVVLAVAALLYGLVPRALGAVWALFGYGFLVGFFGPLFDLPEFALWISPFEHIGEYPGEELSGAAMLVLTAVAVVIAGVGVLGFRRRDLITD
- a CDS encoding dihydrodipicolinate synthase family protein, whose amino-acid sequence is MQSPPAGVWPVMLTPFTDDDRVDVDVLDRYVDWLIERGAAGLFPVALSGEMYELSRAERLAVAGRVVARAAGRVPVCAAVAEPGSTAETAARVAELAAVGVDIVVLVASVVLAEGDDEAALRAIATEVARAQPGVALGIYECPLPYHRVLGDDTVAWLARTGRFAFFKETSHDVERMRARVAGADGSPMRIYNAGIESFAESVAVGVGGLSGWVANVYPDAAGEVFDAARRGDADRAAALQAALVEVEERMGPTYPGSAKHLVELRAGIGMRTASRWRPSEVDAAELARVRDAAEAAVSAVAAR
- a CDS encoding aldo/keto reductase produces the protein MRFAQLGRSRLEVSRLCLGTMNFGAHADTAAALAVLDAALDAGISYVDTANRYGPPDRPHASEEIIGEWLAADPSRRDRIVLATKVFERTHPGPNGGGLSARHIREACEASLRRLRTDHLDVYQMHHIDRAAPWPEVWEAFDLLRAQGKITYVGSSNFAGWHLAVAQGSAAARGALGIVSEQSVYNLAQRTVELEVLPAARELGIGVVPWSPLAGGLLADADASDGGRRRSAEFARRAEVHRSQLDATRALAGELGLSVAVLALAWLLAQPGVTSTIVGPRNRAQLEALAGAADVDLETAVLDRLDEIWPGPGPAPEAYAW
- the ppk2 gene encoding polyphosphate kinase 2, producing the protein MADRMPKSLYKRELKSLQAKLVEMQKWVQQSGTRVVVIFEGRDAAGKGSAIKRVSEYLNPRQARIVALPAPSERDKTRWYFQRYVPHLPAGGEIVLMDRSWYNRAGVERVMGYCTNEEYQRFLQQAPIFERMLVDDGIILLKYWFSVSDVVQEERFRSRLDDPMRRWKLSVTDLASITKWEDYSRAKDRMFVHTDIAEAPWYEIESDDKRRSRINVMAHILSKVPWEPVPQRTIEIPERPPSEGYERPPRQWSNSVPDYAGELEQREAARKH
- a CDS encoding DeoR/GlpR family DNA-binding transcription regulator → MLVAERRSRIVAAVRRRGAATIADLAAELDVSAMTIRRDLDVLAADGAIEKVRGGATAHGVGADASRGFEDRTHRMLAEKRAIAARAAELVEPGMAVGLSGGTTTWVLAQELRRVPDLTIVTNSLPVADLFRRPDRADEPYTQTVVLTGGVRTPSDALVGPVAVRSLEHLHCDVVFLTVYGVDLQAGLTTTNLLEAETDRALAAAGREAVVLADHAKWGVVGLTTIMDLNEIDRLVTDDGLPDEARGVIAEQVGELWVVPVPTSGADAATDVRAVTDELIG
- a CDS encoding acetylxylan esterase produces the protein MIGSMRHPWFPDAEIDGSYGCDEAALRAVAPIDPPDGFAERWRAWNLAARRTPADPELEPIGRIGAHDVSALAFGTADGLRIHGWLAVPSSGPARVGIVHSHGYGGREAPEFGRVPEDAAAVFPVARGLGAVNVGIGAPAERDAHVVHGIETDETYVLGRCASDLWSAANVLDEVVGPLPHYLVGESFGGGIGALALPWDDRLMGATLIVPSFGQHAVRLGLRCEGSGEALRRWVADHPEAREVLRTFDASTAALFARVPVRVEAALWDTVVPPPGQFAVAAGIAASGADLELAVLPAGHAEYPGLPEVRAAAEAATLRHIAAALAHRRPDRDDAADEGLRRRGIRP
- a CDS encoding MFS transporter, which gives rise to MSTPAPPHAAPARLGARGTLVMAGLVLATLGAVLPQAMSAPTLALTADGFDTTVAEASWVLTAVLVVAVASTPVIGRIGDLYGPRRVLLVLIPVVGVGLAMAALAPTIGWLIAGRAVQGLGGGIFPLAFAIVPHVVPGRHRPAAIGLVTATWATGTGFGVAVAGLLVDAVGLPALSWVPLAILGVAWLCVLAALPRIPNRSGVHLGVRSALLFSGALTALLIAVTEAPSWPLPALAIGGCLLLGAALVALWLRREHRSPDPLVDPRTLRRRAVWATHLTAALLGATLLGCFVLLPAYAEAPAETGHGLEESVTAAALLLLPASLAMLVVGPLAGVLRRRVGTGTPVPLGALVAAAGGLVIFAATRDFAALLVGTVLVGSGIAVSSAGMINVLIDAVHDDEVGVTTGVNVVARQVGGALGAAGVAALLAVRGFPPDAASFGTAFGLIAVLAGAGAAASLLIPRRRAPLARRRTR
- a CDS encoding LacI family DNA-binding transcriptional regulator, producing the protein MTDAAAAPRRSAPMPRRERTGIVALAVPNLEEPYFAELTALIVRRADARGLSILIQQTEGSHEREVDIANGVGLPATDGLIHIPRALTVGDLTRRTSPGPLVLLGEHIQVSPFTHITIDNRAAARAATEHLAKAGCTRVAFVGPRDASPSDAADQRFAGYRDAVAARGLAADADLVAQVVSFTSAEGRRAMRGLLATGIRPDGVVCSNDSVAFGVLAALHEARLDVPADVAVIGIDDVRAAAFAVPALSSVAPDKEAIAEAALDELERQVSSPPGADLPVRHVVVPATIVERASSARRERTR
- a CDS encoding TetR/AcrR family transcriptional regulator codes for the protein MRSPTAPEHEGTSTRARIRAAAIERFAREGFSVGVRAIADDAGVSAASVMKVFGSKEALRAACDGYVFRTVREAKQEVLAEPGAPGAFLAQLARVEEYRPLVGYVLRSIQDGGPHAAEFVEHMIADALEYIAEGVAAGTIVPSRDEEARARYLMGAVFGALMLEQLRPGASAHRSADPSDTMLRAIERITLPALELMSEGFLTDRSMLDAYLEYVPDPPADGGDAV
- a CDS encoding ABC transporter ATP-binding protein, with the protein product MTTTSGTISTTPGHAAGAPAIEISGLTKRFGATTALDGLDLEVRRGEVLGLLGPNGAGKSTTIRILLGLLRADGGTARLLGGDPWRDAVALHRRLAYVPGDVELWPNLTGGEAIDVLGRLRGGIHRSRRDELCERFDLDPGKKGRTYSKGNRQKVALVAALASDVELLLLDEPTAGLDPLMEAEFQACIREATAVGRTVLLSSHILAQVEVLADRISIIRQGRNVETGSLAELRHLTRTSVSLATTGDTAGLAALPGVHHFRVDDGFVRFDVDGEAMPALMRRLGALEVTGLTATPPTLEQLLLRHYGDVPEGAAGADAAEATGALEATDAPEQAPAATDAETSR